The following coding sequences are from one Lolium rigidum isolate FL_2022 chromosome 6, APGP_CSIRO_Lrig_0.1, whole genome shotgun sequence window:
- the LOC124665939 gene encoding uncharacterized protein LOC124665939 yields the protein MQTLSSILRLFPSRNAAASPSQMHRLSSPSGTLLSFMASDPPRWWPPALARRLFPLLAAPDPPVRRVSGSPHGSRNVATVSRVQGDESGKPYRPLPIPSGKVITISQDSEHYAISQGLKNIKTDNSKKMKNTLTRGTISEVMDEDERRSDSDACRATLEVIAGKADTLGQNVNLTGCEEGGRSATNGQMSEFLFSEEEGYTVNNILAESRHRDGSIYKDMDLWWKDDYRIADRNETRLEAMTFSDPTDCIIHDGTCMKHYPRCMLQIFSLEVAKIHVDGGLVELYGYIAVRDDLDPLLNYVANISRDDPIIVEQGSLINMSGPKRGIEMSDFILIEYDMRIKTGKHEKDDLQLIDGASLIGDGGIWIQPFTFHIPGDWGAVDITLSRLGRAVEATVEVIISEVQSNFSLSLGCLTSGLDVEIRLFDGTITDSGGIKKSVITVVKDSLIDLKFKLGAQPSCSDQYCCSFRAKTHGHDTHGIKTDFALISMKVTWSTLPCGFSG from the exons ATGCAAACCCTCAGCTCAATTCTACGTCTCTTTCCAAGCCGTaacgccgccgcctctccttccCAAATGCATCGCCTCTCATCTCCGTCGGGAACTCTCCTCTCTTTCATGGCATCTGATCCGCCTCGCTGGTGGCCACCAGCGCTTGCGCGACGACTTTTCCCTCTATTGGCGGCTCCCGATCCACCTGTCCGTCGTGTTTCCGG ATCCCCTCATGGATCTCGCAACGTGGCTACCGTCAGTCGAGTACAAGGTGACGAGTCCGGTAAACCATACAGGCCACTGCCCATCCCTTCTGGTAAGGTTATTACTATTTCCCAGGACAGCGAGCATTACGCAATCTCCCAAGGCTTGAAAAACATTAAGACGgacaattcaaaaaaaatgaagaacACTTTGACGAGGGGCACAATCTCGGAGGTTATGGATGAAGATGAGAGGAGAAGTGACAGTGATGCTTGTAGGGCAACCTTGGAGGTTATTGCAGGCAAAGCGGATACATTGGGCCAAAATGTGAACCTCACTGGTTGTGAGGAAGGTGGAAGGAGCGCAACTAATGGTCAGATGTCTGAATTTCTTTTTAGTGAAGAAGAAGGATATACTGTGAATAATATACTTGCAGAAAGCAGACACCGTGATGGTTCTATATACAAAGATATGGATTTATGGTGGAAAGACGACTATCGTATTGCAGATCGTAATGAGA CTCGGTTGGAGGCAATGACGTTCTCAGATCCCACAGATTGCATCATTCATGATGGAACTTGCATGAAACATTACCCGCGTTGCATGCTGCAAATTTTCTCATTGGAGGTTGCTAAAATTCATGTGGATGGTGGCTTAGTAGAGTTGTATGGATACATTGCAGTGCGGGATGATCTTGATCCATTGCTTAATTATGTTGCCAATATTAGCAGGGATGATCCCATCATCGTGGAGCAG GGTTCTCTTATCAACATGTCTGGCCCTAAGCGAGGGATAGAGATGTCGGACTTTATTCTAATTGAATATGACATGAGGATCAAGACAGGCAAACACGAAAAAGATGACCTACAGCTGATCGATGGTGCTTCACTCATTGGGGATGGTGGCATCTGGATTCAGCCATTCACATTTCACATCCCTGGTGACTGGGGCGCAGTCGACATAACTTTATCACGTCTTGGCAGAGCAGTTGAGGCGACTGTAGAAGTTATCATATCGGAAGTGCAAAGCAATTTCAGTTTGTCTCTTGGATGTTTAACCAGTGGGCTTGATGTGGAAATCCGGCTGTTTGATGGCACCATCACTGATTCTGGTGGCATAAAGAAGTCTGTTATTACTGTAGTGAAGGATTCTTTGATAGATCTGAAATTCAAGTTAGGCGCACAGCCATCCTGTTCCGACCAATATTGTTGCTCCTTCAGGGCAAAAACACATGGGCATGATACTCATGGTATAAAGACTGATTTTGCGTTAATATCAATGAAGGTGACTTGGTCGACCTTGCCTTGTGGCTTTTCGGGGTAA